One genomic region from Argentina anserina chromosome 2, drPotAnse1.1, whole genome shotgun sequence encodes:
- the LOC126784113 gene encoding prunin 1 Pru du 6.0101-like codes for MAKHLALAFSLCLLVLFNGCLASRQQSQFSQQNECMLNRIQAREPDNRIETEAGRIESWDYNQDDFQCAGVAVQRITIENNGLHLPSYVNTPRLVYVVQGMGHLGMVLPGCPETFEESEQSFEEQRQMQGQQGRQEQQGRRQGPYGRQGQQGQQESFEQLDRHQRVRRVKEGDVIAIPAGVTCWTHNHGNEPLVFVSMFDLSNRHNQLDLNPRRFYLAGNPQDEFQQGQSQRRRQEIRGRTGKQQIQGQQGNNMNVFSGFDTQLLADALNIDQQTAQKLQGRNDNRPQIIRVQGNFDFVQPPESMREERQIQGTQQRGQQGQYQDNGMEELFCHMKMKQNIGRPTVADVFSPQAGRISTLNAFSMPILRRLRLSAERGFFYNNAIYSPHWNLNAHEVYYVIRGNARVQVVNDNGECIMDDEVRQGQVFIVPQNHAVLQKAMSDGYEYIAFKTQENAMINTMAGRTSVLRALPDVLLANAYQMDRQQARNLKYNRQETVALSSSRSMRSMQSEKGHWWAIA; via the exons ATGGCCAAGCACTTAGCCCTCGCTTTCTCTCTTTGCTTGCTTGTTCTCTTCAACGGCTGCTTAGCCAGTCGCCAACAATCTCAGTTCAGCCAGCAAAATGAGTGCATGCTGAACCGGATCCAAGCCCGAGAGCCCGACAACCGCATTGAGACCGAAGCAGGTCGGATCGAGTCCTGGGACTACAACCAGGATGACTTCCAGTGCGCTGGCGTCGCCGTTCAGAGAATCACCATTGAGAACAATGGCCTTCACCTGCCTTCTTACGTTAACACTCCACGACTCGTTTATGTCGTCCAAG GTATGGGTCACTTAGGAATGGTTCTCCCCGGCTGTCCCGAGACATTCGAGGAATCCGAACAATCTTTTGAAGAACAACGACAAATGCAAGGCCAACAAGGCCGCCAGGAACAACAGGGACGCCGCCAGGGACCATACGGCCGCCAAGGCCAACAGGGACAACAAGAGAGCTTTGAGCAGCTAGACCGTCACCAGAGGGTCCGACGAGTCAAAGAAGGTGATGTTATCGCCATCCCTGCCGGAGTAACCTGCTGGACTCACAACCACGGTAACGAACCTCTTGTTTTCGTCAGTATGTTTGACCTGAGCAACCGCCACAATCAGCTCGACCTAAACCCAAGG AGATTCTATCTTGCTGGTAACCCACAAGATGAGTTCCAACAAGGCCAAAGCCAGAGGAGACGACAAGAAATAAGAGGAAGGACCGGCAAGCAGCAAATTCAGGGCCAGCAGGGGAACAACATGAACGTCTTTTCCGGATTTGACACACAGCTCCTCGCGGACGCTCTTAACATTGACCAACAGACCGCCCAGAAGCTCCAGGGAAGGAACGACAACAGGCCACAGATTATTAGGGTTCAGGGAAACTTCGACTTCGTCCAGCCCCCAGAGTCAATGAGGGaggaaagacaaattcaaGGAACACAACAGCGGGGACAACAAGGACAGTATCAAGACAATGGCATGGAGGAGCTCTTTTGCCACATGAAGATGAAACAGAACATCGGCAGGCCTACAGTGGCCGACGTCTTCAGCCCACAAGCCGGTCGCATCAGCACCCTCAACGCCTTCAGCATGCCTATCCTCAGGCGCCTCCGTCTCAGCGCCGAAAGAGGCTTCTTCTACAAC AACGCTATCTACAGCCCACACTGGAACCTGAACGCTCATGAAGTCTACTACGTCATCAGGGGCAACGCTAGGGTTCAGGTGGTGAACGACAATGGCGAGTGCATCATGGACGACGAGGTCCGCCAGGGACAAGTTTTCATCGTGCCACAGAACCACGCCGTGTTGCAAAAGGCCATGAGCGATGGATACGAGTACATTGCCTTCAAGACACAGGAAAATGCCATGATCAACACAATGGCTGGCAGAACCTCCGTTCTGCGGGCACTCCCCGACGTGCTCCTCGCCAACGCTTACCAGATGGACCGTCAGCAGGCAAGGAACCTCAAGTACAACAGGCAGGAGACCGTTGCTTTGAGCTCATCAAGATCTATGCGATCTATGCAGTCCGAGAAGGGGCATTGGTGGGCTATTGCTTGA
- the LOC126784642 gene encoding prunin 1 Pru du 6-like yields the protein MAKHLALAFSLCLLVLFQGSLASRQSSQRNECMLNRIQAREPDNRIETEAGRIESWDHNQDDFQCAGVAVQRITLERNGLHLPSYTNTPRLLYVVQGRGHLGMVFPGCPETFEESEQSIEEQQQQQYQGQQGRGHRQQGRREGQFGPQGQQEFEQLDRHQRVQRIKQGDVIAVPTGATTWSHNDGDQSLVFVTLLDVSNSHNQLDQNPRRFYLAGNPQDEFNLQGQSQWRQQRQQGQQGQSRWGQQGRGKQGRTQGNSNIFAGFETQLLADALNIGQQTVQQLQGQNDNRPQIVRVEGRFDFVEPPQSQREERQLQGQQGQNGFEEVFCHMKIKQNIGKPSLADVFSPQAGRISTLNSFGMPILKFLRLSAERGFLYNNAIHSPHWNLNAHEIIYVIRGTARVQVVNDNGQTILDDQVREGQLFIVPQNHAVLQKAMSNGYEYIAFKTNDNAMVNTLAGRTSVLRALPDVVLANAYQMDRQQARNLKYNRQETLALSSSRSFQSGRQWWE from the exons ATGGCCAAGCATTTAGCTCTCGCCTTTTCTCTTTGCTTGCTTGTTCTCTTCCAAGGCAGCTTAGCCAGTCGTCAGTCGAGCCAGCGAAATGAGTGCATGCTGAACAGAATCCAGGCCCGCGAGCCTGACAATCGTATTGAGACTGAAGCGGGTAGGATTGAGTCATGGGATCACAACCAGGACGACTTCCAGTGCGCAGGTGTTGCTGTTCAAAGAATCACACTTGAGCGTAATGGCCTTCACTTGCCTTCTTACACCAACACTCCCAGGCTTCTTTACGTGGTACAAG GTAGGGGTCATCTGGGGATGGTATTCCCTGGCTGTCCGGAGACATTTGAGGAGTCTGAGCAATCTATAGAAGAACAACAGCAGCAACAATATCAAGGCCAACAAGGCAGAGGTCACCGCCAACAGGGACGCCGAGAAGGACAATTCGGACCGCAAGGCCAACAAGAGTTTGAACAGCTAGACCGACACCAGAGGGTGCAACGCATCAAGCAAGGTGATGTTATCGCAGTCCCCACCGGAGCCACAACCTGGTCTCACAATGATGGTGACCAATCTCTTGTTTTTGTTACTCTTTTGGACGTCAGCAACAGCCACAACCAGCTTGACCAAAACCCAAGG CGATTCTATCTTGCCGGTAACCCACAAGATGAGTTCAACCTACAAGGCCAAAGCCAATGGAGACAACAAAGACAACAAGGACAGCAAGGCCAAAGCCGATGGGGACAGCAAGGCCGCGGAAAACAAGGAAGGACGCAGGGAAACAGCAACATCTTTGCCGGCTTTGAGACCCAGCTCCTCGCTGATGCTCTCAACATTGGCCAACAGACTGTCCAGCAGCTCCAGGGACAGAACGATAACAGGCCACAAATTGTTAGGGTTGAGGGACGTTTTGACTTTGTCGAGCCACCACAGTCACAGAGGGAGGAAAGACAACTGCAAGGACAACAGGGCCAGAATGGCTTTGAGGAGGTATTCTGCCACATGAAGATCAAGCAGAACATTGGCAAGCCTTCCCTGGCTGACGTCTTCAGCCCACAAGCTGGTCGCATCAGCACTCTCAACAGCTTCGGCATGCCTATTCTCAAGTTCCTTCGCCTCAGTGCTGAGAGAGGCTTCTTGTACAAC AATGCTATCCACAGCCCCCACTGGAACTTGAACGCCCATGAGATCATCTATGTCATCAGGGGCACCGCTAGGGTTCAGGTGGTGAACGACAACGGCCAGACTATCTTGGACGACCAGGTCCGCGAGGGACAGCTCTTCATCGTACCACAAAACCACGCCGTGTTGCAAAAGGCCATGTCCAACGGGTACGAGTACATTGCCTTCAAGACCAATGACAATGCCATGGTCAACACCTTGGCTGGCAGGACCTCCGTCCTTCGGGCACTTCCCGACGTTGTCCTCGCCAACGCTTATCAGATGGACCGTCAGCAGGCAAGGAACCTCAAGTACAACAGGCAGGAGACTCTTGCTTTGAGCTCATCAAGGTCCTTCCAGTCCGGGAGGCAGTGGTGGGAGTAA
- the LOC126782037 gene encoding prunin 1 Pru du 6.0101-like — translation MLLPCKDKNGFSLLHRCCCTYPSFLTYKYHTFYSPLHHNKLYTYLIITMANPIALAFSLCFLVLFHSCLAARQQSQSRQQNECQLDQLQAHEPDNRIETEAGRIESWDYNRDDFRCAGVAVQRITIEKNGLHLPSYSHAPQLTYIVQGNGVLSTVFPGCPETFEETEQSVEEQRGQQGRGEEQQQEQQQTQHGQQGRGQHGRHGQQGQLGQERFEQLDRHQKVRRIREGDVVAIPAGVTYWSYNDGDQPLVAVNLLDIGNNQNQLDRNPRRFYLAGNPQNEFNTQGESQFRRGQQGRGQQGRGKSQWDQDQQQQGGRSRHQQQQQGNNNIFAGFNTQLLADALNIDQQTAQQLQGQNDNRPQIVRVKGRLDFIQPPQSEQEERHQQGIQRQTGQQGQNGFEETFCNFRIKENIGRPSRADVFSPQAGRISTLNSFKLPILRHLDLSAERGFFYNNAIYSPHWNLNAHEVYYVIRGSARVQVVNDNGQAILDNEVRQGQLFIVPQNHAVLQKASNNGYEYIAFKTQDNAKINTLAGRTSVLRALPDVVLANAYQIDRQQARTLKYNRQETVALGSSRSSQSQGRGWAIA, via the exons ATGCTATTGCCATGCAAAGATAAGAACGGCTTCAGCCTATTACATAGATGCTGTTGTACTTATCCTTCTTTTCTGACCTATAAATACCACACCTTCTACTCGCCGCTTCACCACAACAAGCTTTATACCTATCTGATCATCACTATGGCTAATCCTATAGCTCTCGCCTTTTCTCTTTGCTTCCTTGTCCTCTTCCACAGCTGCTTAGCAGCACGCCAGCAATCTCAGTCGAGGCAGCAGAATGAGTGCCAACTAGATCAACTCCAAGCCCACGAACCTGATAACCGCATTGAGACTGAAGCAGGAAGGATTGAGTCCTGGGACTACAACCGGGATGACTTCCGTTGTGCTGGTGTTGCTGTTCAACGAATTACCATTGAAAAAAATGGCCTTCACTTGCCTTCTTACTCCCATGCTCCTCAACTCACTTACATTGTCCAAG GAAATGGCGTTCTGTCTACTGTATTCCCTGGCTGTCCTGAGACATTTGAAGAAACTGAACAATCGGTTGAAGAACAACGGGGCCAGCAAGGCCGTGGAGAAGAACAGCAGCAGGAACAACAACAGACTCAACACGGACAACAAGGCCGCGGGCAGCATGGCCGTCACGGACAACAAGGCCAACTGGGACAAGAGAGGTTCGAACAGCTAGACAGACACCAGAAGGTTCGACGCATCAGAGAAGGTGATGTTGTTGCTATTCCTGCCGGAGTCACCTACTGGTCCTACAACGACGGTGATCAACCTCTTGTTGCAGTCAATCTTCTGGACATCGGCAACAACCAAAACCAGCTTGATCGTAACCCTAGG AGGTTCTATCTGGCTGGTAATCCACAAAATGAGTTTAACACACAAGGTGAGAGCCAGTTTCGAAGGGGCCAGCAAGGACGTGGACAACAAGGGCGAGGCAAAAGTCAATGGGACCAGGATCAGCAGCAGCAAGGTGGAAGGAGTAGGCaccagcaacaacaacaaggaAACAACAACATCTTCGCCGGCTTCAACACCCAGCTCCTCGCTGACGCACTGAACATCGACCAACAGACTGCCCAGCAGCTTCAGGGACAGAACGACAACAGACCCCAAATCGTGAGAGTTAAAGGACGTCTCGATTTCATCCAGCCACCACAATCAGAACAGGAGGAAAGACATCAACAAGGAATACAGAGACAAACTGGACAACAAGGACAGAATGGTTTTGAGGAGACATTCTGCAACTTCAGGATCAAAGAGAATATTGGCAGGCCTTCACGTGCCGACGTTTTCAGTCCCCAAGCCGGTCGCATCAGCACCCTCAACAGCTTCAAGTTGCCTATTCTCAGGCACCTTGACCTCAGCGCTGAGAGAGGCTTCTTCTACAAC AATGCCATCTACAGCCCACACTGGAACTTGAACGCCCACGAAGTGTACTATGTCATTCGAGGTAGCGCTAGGGTTCAGGTTGTGAACGACAACGGCCAGGCCATCTTGGACAACGAGGTCCGCCAGGGACAGCTCTTCATTGTGCCACAGAACCATGCAGTGTTACAGAAGGCTAGCAACAACGGCTACGAGTACATTGCCTTCAAGACCCAGGACAATGCCAAGATTAACACTCTAGCTGGCCGGACCTCAGTCCTGCGGGCACTCCCTGACGTTGTCCTCGCTAATGCGTACCAGATTGACCGACAACAGGCAAGGACCCTCAAATACAACAGGCAGGAGACTGTTGCTTTGGGCTCATCCAGGTCTTCCCAGTCCCAGGGGCGCGGGTGGGCTATTGCATAA
- the LOC126783120 gene encoding prunin 1 Pru du 6.0101-like produces MAKPVDFAIPLCLVLLNVLFQHGCSADQPQFESIKQNHCQMDQLHAREPDIQIECEAGRIESWDHYQNDFQCAGVASQRVTIEPNGLHLPSYTHSPQLMYIVKGWGVMMTALPGCPETFELSQGSQQTPQERHGFDELERHQKVRFIGEGDIIAIPPGIVHWMHNNGNSPLVAVSLLDIGNDLNQLDRNPRRFYLAGNPEDEFNQQEGEGISQPRRHSGQGSINNNIFAGFNTSILADALNVDIETIMRVQGQNEQTRSQIVRVEGRFGFLHPPIRSSHGQRSQQEQLDEQQGQQERHDNGLGETLCNIALKEYLGDPKRADIYTPQAGRINTLNSNDMPILKHMSLSAETGFLYNNAIYSPHWNHIAHEIFYVIRGSARVQVVNDIGEAILDDEVRKGQLFIVPQNHAVLQKAVDSEGFEYIAFKTQDKAVINTMAGRTSVLRALPDDVLANAYQISQEEARMLKYSRQETVVLSSSRSS; encoded by the exons ATGGCTAAGCCAGTAGACTTTGCTATTCCTCTTTGCTTGGTTCTTCTTAATGTTCTCTTCCAACATGGGTGCTCAGCAGATCAGCCGCAGTTCGAATCCATCAAACAAAATCACTGCCAAATGGATCAACTCCATGCCCGCGAACCCGATATTCAGATCGAGTGTGAAGCTGGTAGGATTGAGTCATGGGATCACTACCAGAATGATTTTCAGTGTGCCGGCGTCGCGTCTCAACGAGTCACCATTGAACCCAATGGCCTTCACTTGCCTTCTTACACACACTCTCCTCAACTCATGTACATCGTCAAAG GTTGGGGTGTGATGATGACTGCTTTGCCTGGTTGTCCTGAGACTTTCGAATTGTCTCAAGGTTCTCAACAAACACCACAAGAGAGACATGGCTTCGACGAACTAGAACGCCACCAGAAGGTCCGATTCATCGGAGAGGGTGACATCATTGCTATTCCTCCTGGGATTGTCCACTGGATGCACAACAATGGCAACTCGCCCCTCGTGGCCGTTAGTCTTCTAGACATCGGCAACGACCTTAACCAGCTTGACCGAAACCCAAGG AGATTCTATCTTGCTGGTAACCCTGAAGATGAGTTCAACCAACAAGAAGGGGAAGGCATAAGTCAGCCGAGACGCCATTCGGGTCAGGGTTCAATCAACAATAATATCTTCGCAGGCTTTAACACTAGCATCCTTGCAGACGCTCTCAATGTGGACATCGAAACTATCATGAGAGTTCAAGGCCAGAATGAACAAACACGAAGCCAAATTGTGAGAGTGGAGGGAAGATTTGGTTTTCTCCATCCTCCAATTAGGTCATCACATGGACAGCGAAGCCAACAGGAACAACTAGATGAGCAGCAGGGACAACAGGAAAGACATGACAATGGTCTTGGGGAGACATTGTGCAACATTGCTCTAAAAGAGTACCTTGGTGACCCAAAACGTGCGGACATTTACACACCACAAGCTGGTCGGATCAATACCCTCAACAGCAATGACATGCCTATCCTTAAGCATATGTCCCTCAGCGCCGAGACGGGGTTCTTGTACAAT AATGCCATCTATAGCCCACACTGGAACCACATTGCACATGAAATCTTCTACGTGATTAGAGGAAGTGCTAGGGTACAAGTGGTGAATGACATTGGTGAGGCCATACTGGACGATGAGGTTCGCAAGGGTCAGTTGTTTATAGTGCCGCAAAACCACGCAGTGTTGCAGAAGGCCGTTGACAGTGAGGGATTCGAATACATTGCATTCAAGACTCAGGACAAGGCAGTCATCAACACTATGGCTGGCCGGACGTCGGTGTTGAGGGCACTGCCAGATGATGTGCTTGCAAATGCGTACCAAATTTCTCAAGAAGAGGCCAGGATGCTCAAGTACAGTAGACAGGAGACCGTCGTATTGAGCTCATCAAGATCCTCTtag
- the LOC126783131 gene encoding uncharacterized protein LOC126783131, which produces MTRPAQLTHLTVLLLLVLATTVSARPGFLFTRTTGRCTPDYWGSRVESWPRMVPQTSTVSKVFGSRAYERYRSDLTLMEATARSDDEYNVFPRLLKQASAALINSYARKGFPYSAWEVKTRLIQGLVSEKAAARQARLFYQANEACDLH; this is translated from the coding sequence ATGACTCGTCCTGCTCAACTGACTCACCTcactgttcttcttcttcttgttctagCTACAACAGTATCAGCCAGGCCGGGGTTTCTCTTCACTCGGACCACGGGGCGGTGCACGCCGGACTACTGGGGCAGCAGGGTGGAGTCGTGGCCGAGGATGGTGCCGCAGACATCGACGGTGTCCAAGGTGTTCGGGTCCAGAGCCTACGAGCGGTACAGATCCGATCTGACGCTCATGGAAGCGACGGCCAGGAGCGACGACGAGTATAACGTGTTCCCCAGGCTGCTGAAGCAGGCCAGCGCGGCGCTGATCAACTCGTACGCAAGGAAGGGCTTCCCGTACTCGGCATGGGAGGTGAAGACGAGGCTCATACAGGGCTTGGTGTCCGAGAAGGCGGCGGCGCGTCAGGCCCGGCTGTTCTATCAGGCCAATGAGGCTTGTGATCTCCACTAG
- the LOC126783122 gene encoding IQ domain-containing protein IQM2-like isoform X2 — protein sequence MGISFSCPFSEDCDLKSGLESVTVKSISFGGDEVKTPVRSISFNSGDAEPSIMRALGSGKMTLETFVSFKGDEIEKMGLLKQKSTGVTSVSPLCKEVDIGSITPITKEMDIPSPRSDSLVGMIQPVQTDFTNPKHMAAIKLQKVYKSFRTRRKLADCAVLVEQSWWKLLDFVELKRISILFFEIEKHETAISRWSRARTRAAKVGKGLSKNSKAQKLALQHWLEAIDPRHRYGHNLHFYYVKWLHCQSREPFFYWLDIGEGKEVNLEKCPRSKLQQQCIKYLGPMERMAYEVVVEDGKLFYKQSGELLHTSGEDEDAKWIFVLSTSKILYVGRKQKGTFQHSSFLAGGATSAAGRLVIENGIIKCITLSNSRWSKRGNSIYMHCPCKGVVVV from the exons ATGGGAATTTCCTTTTCTTGCCCATTTTCTGAGGACTGTGATTTAAAAAGTGGGTTAGAGTCAGTAACTGTAAAATCGATCAGTTTTGGAGGTGATGAAGTAAAAACTCCAGTTAGATCAATTAGTTTCAACAGCGGTGATGCAGAACCTTCGATAATGAGAGCCTTAGGTTCTGGAAAGATGACATTAGAAACTTTTGTTAGCTTTAAGGGGGATGAGATAGAGAAAATGGGCTTGCTTAAACAAAAGAGTACTGGCGTTACATCAGTTAGCCCCCTCTGCAAAGAGGTGGACATTGGATCAATCACCCCCATTACCAAAGAAATGGACATTCCATCCCCAAGATCGGATAGTTTGGTGGGGATGATCCAACCGGTGCAAACAGATTTCACCAACCCCAAACACATGGCGGCAATTAAGTTGCAGAAAGTGTACAAAAGCTTTCGGACCAGAAGAAAGCTAGCAGATTGCGCAGTTCTAGTTGAGCAGAGCTG gtgGAAACTATTAGATTTCGTTGAGCTCAAGCGCATTTCTATATTATTCTTTGAAATTGAGAAACATGAAACTGCCATTTCACGTTGGTCGAGAGCAAGGACCAGAGCTGCCAAG GTTGGAAAGGGTTTATCAAAGAATAGTAAAGCACAAAAACTTGCTTTGCAGCACTGGCTTGAAGCG ATTGACCCAAGGCACCGATATGGACACAATCTACACTTTTATTACGTTAAGTGGCTTCATTGTCAGAGTAGAGAACCATTCTTCTACTGGCTAGATATAGGAGAAGGGAAGGAAGTGAATCTTGAAAAATGCCCTCGATCGAAACTTCAACAGCAGTGTATCAAGTATCTTGGACCG ATGGAAAGAATGGCTTATGAAGTTGTTGTGGAGGATGGAAAATTATTCTACAAGCAATCAGGGGAGCTC CTCCATACATCTGGAGAAGACGAGGATGCCAAATGGATTTTTGTTCTCAGCACTTCAAAAATCTTGTATGTTGGCAGGAAACAGAAGGGCACCTTTCAGCATTCCAGTTTTTTGGCTGGTGGAGCCACATCTGCTGCTGGGAGATTAGTAATTGAGAATGGTATCATCAAG TGCATCACTCTGTCCAACAGTAGATGGTCAAAGAGAGGAAACTCCATATATATGCACTGCCCCTGTAAAGGTGTAGTTGTAGTTTGA
- the LOC126783122 gene encoding IQ domain-containing protein IQM2-like isoform X1, whose amino-acid sequence MGISFSCPFSEDCDLKSGLESVTVKSISFGGDEVKTPVRSISFNSGDAEPSIMRALGSGKMTLETFVSFKGDEIEKMGLLKQKSTGVTSVSPLCKEVDIGSITPITKEMDIPSPRSDSLVGMIQPVQTDFTNPKHMAAIKLQKVYKSFRTRRKLADCAVLVEQSWWKLLDFVELKRISILFFEIEKHETAISRWSRARTRAAKVGKGLSKNSKAQKLALQHWLEAIDPRHRYGHNLHFYYVKWLHCQSREPFFYWLDIGEGKEVNLEKCPRSKLQQQCIKYLGPMERMAYEVVVEDGKLFYKQSGELLHTSGEDEDAKWIFVLHTSGEDEDAKWIFVLSTSKILYVGRKQKGTFQHSSFLAGGATSAAGRLVIENGIIKCITLSNSRWSKRGNSIYMHCPCKGVVVV is encoded by the exons ATGGGAATTTCCTTTTCTTGCCCATTTTCTGAGGACTGTGATTTAAAAAGTGGGTTAGAGTCAGTAACTGTAAAATCGATCAGTTTTGGAGGTGATGAAGTAAAAACTCCAGTTAGATCAATTAGTTTCAACAGCGGTGATGCAGAACCTTCGATAATGAGAGCCTTAGGTTCTGGAAAGATGACATTAGAAACTTTTGTTAGCTTTAAGGGGGATGAGATAGAGAAAATGGGCTTGCTTAAACAAAAGAGTACTGGCGTTACATCAGTTAGCCCCCTCTGCAAAGAGGTGGACATTGGATCAATCACCCCCATTACCAAAGAAATGGACATTCCATCCCCAAGATCGGATAGTTTGGTGGGGATGATCCAACCGGTGCAAACAGATTTCACCAACCCCAAACACATGGCGGCAATTAAGTTGCAGAAAGTGTACAAAAGCTTTCGGACCAGAAGAAAGCTAGCAGATTGCGCAGTTCTAGTTGAGCAGAGCTG gtgGAAACTATTAGATTTCGTTGAGCTCAAGCGCATTTCTATATTATTCTTTGAAATTGAGAAACATGAAACTGCCATTTCACGTTGGTCGAGAGCAAGGACCAGAGCTGCCAAG GTTGGAAAGGGTTTATCAAAGAATAGTAAAGCACAAAAACTTGCTTTGCAGCACTGGCTTGAAGCG ATTGACCCAAGGCACCGATATGGACACAATCTACACTTTTATTACGTTAAGTGGCTTCATTGTCAGAGTAGAGAACCATTCTTCTACTGGCTAGATATAGGAGAAGGGAAGGAAGTGAATCTTGAAAAATGCCCTCGATCGAAACTTCAACAGCAGTGTATCAAGTATCTTGGACCG ATGGAAAGAATGGCTTATGAAGTTGTTGTGGAGGATGGAAAATTATTCTACAAGCAATCAGGGGAGCTCCTCCATACATCTGGAGAAGACGAGGATGCCAAATGGATTTTTGTTCTCCATACATCTGGAGAAGACGAGGATGCCAAATGGATTTTTGTTCTCAGCACTTCAAAAATCTTGTATGTTGGCAGGAAACAGAAGGGCACCTTTCAGCATTCCAGTTTTTTGGCTGGTGGAGCCACATCTGCTGCTGGGAGATTAGTAATTGAGAATGGTATCATCAAG TGCATCACTCTGTCCAACAGTAGATGGTCAAAGAGAGGAAACTCCATATATATGCACTGCCCCTGTAAAGGTGTAGTTGTAGTTTGA